A window of the Dyadobacter pollutisoli genome harbors these coding sequences:
- a CDS encoding RagB/SusD family nutrient uptake outer membrane protein, with translation MKKIISKGGLAVLVALMLIGYSCKESFLEIPATGQLDEGQLSTKKGIEGVLVSVYGQLNGRANRMASASNWVWGSIRGGDANKGTDPGDFSDINPIQRFEYQTTQGVILDKWKGLYEGVARANLVMKLIGVAQADVSEDDKKRIAGEARFLRGHYYFELKRGFNNTPYVDETKDYGTGIETVPNTVELWPLIEADLKYAYDNLPETQGAAGRTNKWAAAAYLAKAYMYQKKFTEAKALYDLIIANGKTTNGKKYGLVPKFQDAFKSANDNNAESVFAIQAAANTGSVNNANPEFDLNWPYNTGPNGPGNCCGFFAPSFELGNSFRTDADGLPLLDGSYNTAGKELKTDMGLKSSDPFTPDAGPVDPRLDHSIGRRGLPFLDWIDHPGNDWIRNQSNAGPYSPKKYAYYKADIGSLQDNSSWTPGYTAINVNIIRFADVLLMAAEAEIEVGSLEKAREYVNIVRTRASNPESFVKKGNANAANYVIGIYKTAFASKEAARTIVRFERKLELSGEGHRFFDLVRWGIADQVVNAYLSYEGKKLSGALGGAKFTPNKNEFLPLPQEQIDLLGKEILVQNPGY, from the coding sequence ATGAAAAAAATAATATCAAAAGGAGGGTTAGCAGTTTTGGTGGCACTGATGCTGATCGGATACTCCTGTAAAGAAAGTTTTTTAGAAATTCCCGCTACCGGCCAACTTGATGAAGGACAGCTTTCAACCAAAAAAGGGATTGAAGGTGTGCTGGTATCAGTGTATGGTCAGCTCAATGGACGGGCCAACCGTATGGCCAGTGCGAGTAACTGGGTATGGGGAAGTATCCGCGGTGGTGATGCCAACAAAGGAACGGACCCGGGTGATTTTAGTGATATCAACCCGATTCAACGTTTTGAGTATCAGACCACACAAGGTGTGATCCTTGACAAATGGAAGGGGTTATATGAAGGGGTAGCCCGCGCCAACCTGGTTATGAAGCTGATCGGAGTTGCACAGGCTGATGTTTCAGAAGATGACAAAAAGAGAATAGCCGGTGAGGCCCGTTTTCTTAGAGGTCATTATTATTTCGAGCTGAAAAGAGGATTTAACAATACACCTTACGTTGACGAAACGAAGGACTATGGTACCGGAATCGAGACTGTTCCAAATACCGTGGAATTGTGGCCTTTAATAGAAGCTGACTTGAAATATGCTTACGACAACCTCCCTGAAACACAGGGTGCTGCGGGTCGGACAAACAAATGGGCTGCTGCTGCTTATCTTGCAAAGGCATACATGTATCAAAAGAAGTTTACCGAGGCAAAGGCACTTTACGATCTGATCATTGCAAATGGTAAAACCACCAATGGAAAGAAATACGGCCTGGTTCCAAAATTCCAGGATGCTTTCAAATCAGCAAATGACAACAATGCAGAATCTGTTTTTGCTATTCAGGCGGCCGCCAATACCGGAAGTGTCAACAATGCAAACCCAGAATTTGACCTTAACTGGCCATACAACACCGGCCCGAACGGTCCTGGTAACTGCTGCGGTTTTTTTGCGCCAAGCTTTGAATTGGGTAACTCTTTCCGGACTGATGCTGACGGCCTTCCATTGCTGGATGGTTCCTACAACACAGCTGGTAAAGAGTTGAAAACAGATATGGGCTTGAAATCCAGCGATCCGTTTACACCGGATGCAGGTCCTGTTGACCCTCGTCTTGATCACTCCATTGGTCGTCGTGGCCTTCCTTTCCTTGACTGGATCGATCACCCAGGAAACGACTGGATTCGTAACCAATCCAATGCAGGGCCATATTCTCCAAAGAAATATGCTTACTACAAGGCGGACATTGGATCATTGCAGGACAACAGCTCATGGACGCCGGGTTACACAGCTATCAATGTAAATATCATCAGATTTGCTGACGTACTTTTAATGGCAGCAGAAGCTGAGATCGAAGTAGGATCATTGGAAAAGGCAAGGGAATATGTGAATATTGTCCGGACCCGTGCTTCCAACCCTGAGAGCTTTGTTAAAAAAGGAAATGCTAATGCCGCAAATTATGTGATCGGTATTTACAAGACCGCATTTGCAAGCAAAGAGGCTGCGCGCACTATCGTACGCTTCGAACGGAAGCTCGAACTTTCAGGAGAAGGTCACAGGTTCTTTGACCTTGTACGCTGGGGAATTGCCGATCAGGTCGTGAATGCATACCTGAGCTACGAAGGCAAAAAGCTGAGCGGAGCTTTGGGAGGTGCTAAATTTACACCGAACAAAAACGAGTTCCTTCCATTGCCACAAGAGCAAATTGACTTGCTTGGCAAAGAAATATTGGTACAGAACCCAGGCTATTGA
- a CDS encoding SusC/RagA family TonB-linked outer membrane protein produces MKRIYKNSARSIFFCFMLSFAALSLFAQERKVTGKITDMTGTGIPGATVVLKGTQTGTNTDGDGAFSINVGNATTLVISFVGYKTKEVVVGNQSVVNIQMEDDVSALEEVIVTGYTIDSRRETTGAVSTVKSKDLTATPSGNVEQQLQGRVAGVTVITNGQPGTTSQIRVRGFGAFGGNEPLYVVDGVPTGSTDFLNPDDIETTTVLKDAAAASIYGARAANGVIVYTTKKGTKKAKKLSVTYDGLFGVTTPGKGQTMLTPQEQADWTWQAIRNNAFQGDSLPKFNNIASGQYGSGDKPVLPDYINVGGKTGVVGSVDLAAEKLKYNIDPSQGSIYQVVKANKQGTDWYDAITRNAPLQRHSLGFSGGGDASRFYAGFSVQDQKGILLNNGFKRYAFRVNTEFDVLKNLRIGQNAQFTYLQVLGQGGAAGGQGVAADENDILSAFRMPSIIPIYDEFGGYAGTAAKGFNNPRNPVASRDGLKNNAGFAGNGFGNFYAELDIIPGLMLRSSVGAQYANFANRGFSRLQYENSENNSAFGYNEGSGHRFSWTLTNTLNFKKQMGLHNLDVIIGQEALNTGFGKNQSSSGLNPFSTDINYINMTNVSSRVVNSNFYKGVTFYSLFARANYTFNDKYILTGVVRRDGSSRFGANNRYGVFPAFSAAWRISSENFMKSIPFITELKLRGGYGLMGNSNNVDPNNQYSLFGASLGDSSYDLNGTNSSALEGYYRTRIGNRSAKWETSITKNIGIDGTFLKGKLDIIIDFWQKDTKDLLFQVPVTATAGYNAAAPSVNVGKMSNKGIDLQIINRGRITNDLGYEVNFTAGIIKNNIESLAPGINYLTVNPDFRGIKPIRNQIGYSISSFYGYKVAGLFKDRAEVDAAPDQDGAGPGRFRYEDINKDGVINADDRTYLGSPVPKFTGGINLKFTYKGFDLETYMYTSVGNKIFNLSKWFTDFYPSFTGAAVSDRVKDSWLPTNTNTSTPIFESTSNFSTNTQSNSFYVEDGTFFRMQNITLGYTLPGNILNKLRMSKLRVFASTNNLFTATKYKGLDPGVGGNADTNFGIDVGNYPITRSYTLGINLGF; encoded by the coding sequence ATGAAAAGAATCTACAAGAACTCCGCCCGGAGTATCTTTTTCTGCTTCATGCTAAGTTTCGCAGCACTCTCATTGTTTGCACAGGAGCGTAAGGTAACAGGAAAAATCACAGACATGACAGGTACCGGCATTCCGGGTGCCACGGTTGTCTTGAAAGGAACTCAGACGGGAACAAACACAGACGGCGACGGAGCGTTTTCGATCAACGTGGGAAATGCTACTACATTGGTGATCAGCTTTGTAGGTTACAAAACCAAAGAAGTGGTCGTTGGAAACCAAAGCGTTGTCAACATCCAGATGGAAGATGACGTGTCGGCGCTTGAAGAAGTCATTGTAACGGGTTACACCATTGATAGTCGCCGGGAAACAACCGGGGCGGTTTCAACAGTAAAGTCGAAAGATTTGACTGCGACACCTTCCGGAAACGTTGAACAGCAATTACAGGGACGTGTAGCGGGTGTGACTGTTATTACAAATGGTCAGCCGGGAACTACCAGCCAGATCCGTGTAAGGGGTTTTGGCGCATTTGGTGGTAACGAACCATTATATGTTGTGGATGGGGTGCCAACGGGGTCAACAGATTTCCTGAACCCTGACGACATTGAAACTACAACAGTTCTTAAAGATGCGGCGGCGGCTTCTATCTATGGAGCGAGAGCTGCGAACGGTGTAATTGTTTATACCACAAAGAAAGGAACGAAAAAAGCTAAAAAATTGAGCGTTACTTATGATGGCCTTTTCGGGGTAACAACGCCTGGTAAAGGACAAACCATGTTAACGCCTCAGGAACAGGCCGACTGGACCTGGCAGGCAATCAGAAACAACGCGTTTCAGGGAGATTCACTTCCTAAGTTTAACAATATTGCCAGCGGACAATATGGTTCAGGCGACAAGCCAGTTTTGCCTGATTATATCAACGTAGGTGGAAAAACCGGTGTTGTGGGCTCGGTAGATCTGGCGGCAGAGAAATTGAAATACAACATAGATCCAAGCCAGGGATCCATTTACCAGGTAGTTAAGGCCAATAAGCAAGGAACCGACTGGTATGATGCCATTACCCGGAACGCGCCGTTGCAGAGACACTCCCTGGGCTTCTCAGGTGGTGGTGACGCCAGCCGTTTCTACGCAGGTTTCAGTGTGCAGGACCAAAAAGGTATCTTGCTGAACAACGGTTTCAAACGCTATGCTTTCCGTGTTAATACAGAGTTTGACGTCTTGAAAAACCTCAGAATCGGGCAAAACGCACAGTTTACTTATCTACAGGTACTCGGACAGGGTGGTGCAGCAGGTGGACAAGGTGTTGCTGCCGATGAAAATGATATCCTTTCGGCATTCCGTATGCCTTCTATCATCCCTATTTATGATGAATTTGGAGGATATGCCGGAACAGCTGCAAAAGGTTTCAACAACCCCCGTAACCCGGTTGCCAGCAGAGACGGTCTTAAAAATAATGCAGGCTTCGCAGGAAATGGTTTCGGTAACTTCTACGCTGAACTGGATATCATCCCAGGATTGATGTTGCGTTCCAGCGTTGGTGCTCAGTACGCTAATTTTGCCAACCGCGGTTTCAGCAGGTTACAGTATGAAAACTCTGAGAACAATTCAGCATTTGGGTATAACGAAGGTTCTGGCCACCGTTTCAGCTGGACACTGACCAATACGCTGAACTTCAAGAAACAAATGGGACTACATAACCTGGACGTGATCATTGGACAGGAGGCGTTAAATACAGGTTTCGGTAAAAATCAATCTTCTTCCGGTCTGAATCCGTTTTCGACAGATATCAACTATATCAACATGACGAATGTTAGTTCGCGGGTTGTGAATAGCAATTTTTACAAAGGGGTTACCTTTTATTCGCTATTTGCCCGTGCTAACTACACATTCAACGACAAGTATATCCTGACAGGGGTTGTTCGTCGCGATGGTTCTTCACGTTTTGGAGCAAACAATCGTTACGGGGTGTTCCCGGCGTTCTCTGCGGCATGGAGGATTTCTTCTGAAAACTTCATGAAAAGCATTCCTTTCATCACCGAGCTGAAACTTAGAGGGGGCTACGGTTTGATGGGTAACTCAAACAACGTGGATCCGAACAACCAGTACAGTTTATTTGGTGCTAGTCTTGGAGACTCATCCTATGACCTTAACGGGACCAATTCAAGTGCTTTGGAAGGTTACTACCGTACACGTATCGGTAACAGAAGCGCAAAATGGGAAACTAGTATCACGAAAAACATTGGTATTGACGGTACTTTCCTGAAAGGAAAACTGGATATCATCATTGACTTTTGGCAAAAAGATACCAAGGATCTTTTGTTCCAGGTTCCTGTGACTGCAACCGCGGGATACAATGCTGCTGCGCCTTCGGTTAACGTAGGTAAAATGTCAAACAAAGGAATTGACCTGCAAATCATCAATCGTGGCCGCATTACCAACGACTTGGGTTACGAGGTGAATTTCACTGCAGGTATCATTAAAAACAACATTGAGTCTCTTGCGCCGGGTATCAACTACCTGACCGTTAACCCTGATTTCCGTGGTATTAAGCCAATCAGAAACCAGATCGGATACTCAATTTCTTCATTCTACGGTTACAAAGTGGCTGGTCTTTTCAAGGACAGAGCGGAAGTAGATGCTGCTCCTGATCAGGATGGTGCAGGCCCGGGCCGTTTCCGTTATGAGGATATCAACAAAGACGGTGTGATCAATGCGGATGACAGAACTTATCTGGGAAGCCCCGTTCCGAAGTTTACAGGTGGTATTAACCTCAAATTCACTTACAAAGGATTTGATCTTGAAACTTACATGTATACATCGGTTGGAAACAAGATCTTCAACCTTTCAAAATGGTTTACAGATTTCTATCCATCATTTACAGGAGCTGCGGTTAGTGACCGCGTAAAAGATTCGTGGTTGCCAACCAACACGAACACATCGACGCCGATCTTCGAAAGCACTTCTAATTTCAGTACCAATACGCAATCAAACTCTTTCTATGTGGAGGACGGAACATTCTTCCGTATGCAAAATATAACACTTGGCTACACATTGCCAGGCAACATATTGAACAAACTACGCATGTCGAAATTGCGCGTCTTTGCTTCGACCAACAACTTGTTCACTGCAACAAAGTACAAAGGTCTTGATCCAGGTGTTGGCGGAAACGCGGATACAAACTTCGGAATCGACGTGGGTAACTACCCGATTACAAGAAGCTACACATTGGGTATCAATTTAGGTTTCTAA
- a CDS encoding FG-GAP repeat domain-containing protein — protein MNLLRRVLAPIYFPLLFSLPFCFMACSGNIDERAREVGKPLVTKYCGNCHVVPDPGLLDKKTWITSVIPAMAEQLGIEVLQDNFYLHGKQSVISHADWSKILKYYETLAPDTLLASKTDSKLRNDWAVFSLLKPKEQPDLISSTMLVAIDTATKNIVTSNSEKPGLYRFDNDFHPKGMTPLQSVAIDIYFPPKATEPDIVTCMGGMRALDGTLGQITAIDKKRQQKPRMLSSEMIRPIQSTPIDFNNDGLMDYAVSAFGHNRGGLYLLKQLSDHTFQKVPVREIPGATMSHIRDFNRDGWPDIITLFAHGDEGIWVFLNDRKGGFTARNLLRFPPVYGSSSFQLADMNHDGKEDIVYTAGDNSDYSRILKPYHGLYIFIQSGNFEFRQSFFYPINGCTKAMVSDFDKDGDIDIATIAFFPDLKNKPEETFTYFEQNNADKTFRANAVPVHRDGRWICMDVNDFDGDGDDDIILGNYSKGFLNQEHVQPSWNVHLPFIVLKNKTIQP, from the coding sequence ATGAATCTCCTCAGGCGCGTTTTGGCTCCCATTTATTTCCCGCTCCTGTTCAGCTTACCGTTTTGCTTCATGGCTTGCTCAGGTAACATTGATGAACGGGCCCGCGAAGTGGGAAAACCTTTGGTCACCAAGTACTGCGGGAACTGCCACGTAGTACCTGATCCTGGTTTGCTTGATAAAAAAACCTGGATCACCAGCGTGATTCCGGCGATGGCCGAACAACTTGGAATAGAGGTTTTGCAGGACAACTTTTACCTCCACGGAAAGCAGTCTGTGATTTCACATGCTGATTGGTCCAAAATCCTGAAATATTATGAAACACTGGCTCCTGATACATTACTTGCCAGCAAAACAGACTCCAAACTCCGCAACGACTGGGCAGTTTTCAGCCTCTTAAAACCCAAGGAACAACCTGACCTGATCAGTAGTACTATGCTGGTTGCCATTGATACCGCGACGAAAAATATCGTTACCAGCAACTCCGAAAAACCTGGCCTGTACCGGTTCGATAATGATTTCCATCCAAAGGGAATGACGCCATTACAATCTGTAGCGATTGACATTTACTTTCCACCCAAAGCTACCGAACCCGACATTGTGACGTGTATGGGCGGCATGCGTGCGCTTGATGGTACCCTCGGGCAGATCACGGCGATTGATAAAAAACGACAACAAAAGCCGCGAATGTTATCCTCAGAAATGATCCGGCCCATCCAAAGTACGCCCATCGATTTTAATAACGATGGACTGATGGACTACGCTGTCTCCGCTTTCGGGCATAACCGTGGCGGCCTATACCTGTTGAAACAGCTATCCGACCATACCTTTCAGAAAGTGCCCGTTCGGGAAATACCAGGTGCAACGATGTCCCATATACGCGATTTCAATAGGGATGGCTGGCCTGACATTATAACCCTTTTTGCACATGGTGACGAAGGGATCTGGGTATTTCTCAACGACCGAAAAGGTGGCTTCACGGCCAGGAATCTGCTGAGATTCCCTCCCGTTTATGGATCAAGCAGCTTTCAGTTGGCTGACATGAATCATGATGGCAAGGAGGATATCGTCTACACCGCCGGCGACAACAGCGACTATTCCCGAATTTTGAAGCCATACCACGGACTGTACATTTTCATACAATCCGGTAATTTTGAGTTCAGACAAAGCTTCTTTTATCCCATCAATGGTTGTACCAAAGCAATGGTTTCTGACTTTGACAAAGACGGCGATATCGACATAGCCACCATCGCTTTTTTCCCTGATCTGAAAAATAAACCCGAGGAGACTTTCACATACTTTGAACAAAACAATGCTGATAAGACTTTCAGAGCCAATGCTGTACCTGTTCACCGCGACGGACGGTGGATCTGCATGGACGTCAATGATTTTGACGGGGACGGCGATGATGACATTATTTTGGGAAATTACTCAAAAGGTTTTCTCAATCAGGAGCATGTGCAACCCAGCTGGAATGTACACCTGCCTTTTATCGTTTTGAAAAATAAGACCATTCAACCCTGA
- a CDS encoding carboxypeptidase-like regulatory domain-containing protein, which produces MIQLFALTHSFAQQAGTVTLTGKVTDEKTGKPLPFANVFVNNSTIGTNADENGNYKLTNLTVGNLEMAVSFLGYETVKQTLRFEQPGVKTVLFKLKEGMELQGVTVYARKNKKREKHLKIITRELLGNSKFSKLCKIMNPEVLRISEDDDGHLGAQTTKPLIIENYALGYRIHQDLDDFDYFNGKVYYGGSTRFELLVPKDNAQKKLWRANQKVAYQGSLKHLIASMVSDSLQEQGFKVYQVIPDSMRMFKSVRSTNGLNMLSNHVHNRIEAVRGMRLVRPGELETERLVVSMTQLEVFNMNKRGRSPYSDMGYAYTQITLPQGYMVVTPQGWVVMPMGFEIAGDLGNDRFSSLLPADWKRDE; this is translated from the coding sequence TTGATACAGCTGTTTGCATTGACCCACAGTTTTGCACAACAGGCGGGAACAGTTACATTGACAGGAAAGGTAACGGATGAAAAAACCGGCAAACCGCTACCATTTGCGAATGTTTTTGTCAACAATTCAACGATCGGGACGAATGCTGACGAGAATGGAAACTATAAACTCACCAATCTGACAGTTGGTAACCTTGAAATGGCGGTGTCGTTTCTGGGCTACGAAACGGTGAAGCAGACATTGCGATTTGAGCAGCCCGGCGTAAAAACCGTTTTGTTCAAATTGAAAGAAGGCATGGAGCTGCAGGGCGTAACCGTTTATGCCAGAAAGAACAAAAAGCGTGAAAAACATTTGAAAATAATCACCAGGGAATTGTTGGGTAACAGCAAGTTCAGTAAGCTGTGCAAGATCATGAACCCGGAAGTATTGCGCATTTCAGAAGACGATGACGGTCATTTGGGTGCTCAAACTACCAAGCCCCTCATCATCGAAAACTATGCATTGGGCTACCGCATTCACCAGGATCTGGACGATTTCGATTATTTCAATGGCAAGGTTTATTACGGAGGCAGTACCCGTTTTGAATTGCTGGTGCCGAAGGATAATGCGCAGAAGAAACTATGGCGGGCCAATCAAAAGGTCGCATATCAGGGGTCGCTGAAACATTTGATCGCGAGTATGGTTTCGGATAGCCTACAGGAGCAGGGGTTCAAGGTTTATCAGGTCATCCCGGATTCAATGCGAATGTTCAAGTCCGTCCGCAGCACGAATGGGTTGAATATGCTGAGCAACCATGTTCACAACCGCATTGAGGCGGTGCGCGGTATGCGACTGGTACGTCCCGGCGAGCTGGAAACGGAGCGTTTGGTAGTGTCCATGACGCAGCTGGAAGTTTTCAATATGAACAAAAGAGGTCGCTCGCCATACTCGGATATGGGTTACGCGTATACACAAATCACTTTACCGCAGGGCTATATGGTGGTGACACCGCAAGGCTGGGTGGTAATGCCGATGGGTTTTGAAATTGCCGGAGATCTGGGTAATGACCGCTTTTCATCATTACTGCCTGCGGATTGGAAGCGGGATGAATAG
- a CDS encoding SusD/RagB family nutrient-binding outer membrane lipoprotein: MKNIKQIFSLLLVGALITLSGCNNFLDVNVDSTLKGDATMQELLPTAQFYTAEASYQQAYVACQYAQQLGNAIGANGTDTYAETDNTIGWSNLYLYVFPQLNVILQKGQAESASAYVGIAKTLMAYNLGLATVNWENVPYSQADQKNFSPAYDTQEQIYATIQKLLDEAITELAKNTGTKPAADDLIYNGDTAKWMKLAYSLKARYAMHLSNKNPQQAAQAAITALQNGMKSNADDFQLQYNSKNLSPWYSRVAIPNTTSNLSVTFTNTFVDLMNGAVQGIQDPRISKVISLKNNQTVYSGVIPGSGSGSTVDLTAKAWHSNIQSPLVMMTYSETKAIEAEAKFLLAGASNADAYAAYLELITSNMKKVGVADADIETYLKAPVVNVSASKLTLKHIITEKFKSMLLIGDIWTDIRKYDYLDFPMPTNVNPDLGGKRIQRMRYPDSEITRNSKTVQANQKDPETPMWLLNK; encoded by the coding sequence ATGAAAAATATCAAACAAATATTCTCATTGCTGCTGGTCGGCGCACTGATTACATTGTCGGGCTGCAACAACTTCCTGGATGTGAATGTGGATTCAACATTGAAAGGCGATGCCACGATGCAGGAATTGCTGCCAACGGCCCAATTTTACACTGCTGAGGCAAGTTATCAGCAAGCCTATGTTGCCTGCCAGTATGCGCAGCAGCTCGGAAATGCCATTGGTGCCAACGGTACCGACACTTACGCTGAGACGGACAACACGATCGGCTGGTCGAACCTGTACCTGTATGTTTTTCCACAGCTCAATGTTATTTTGCAAAAAGGACAGGCTGAAAGTGCTTCGGCTTATGTAGGTATTGCCAAAACGCTGATGGCTTATAACCTCGGTTTGGCGACCGTAAACTGGGAGAATGTGCCTTATTCGCAGGCCGATCAGAAGAACTTTTCACCCGCCTATGATACGCAGGAGCAGATATATGCCACCATTCAAAAGCTGCTGGATGAAGCGATTACAGAACTGGCCAAAAACACAGGTACCAAACCAGCCGCCGATGACCTGATCTACAATGGTGATACAGCTAAGTGGATGAAGCTCGCATACTCATTGAAGGCACGTTATGCGATGCATTTATCTAATAAAAATCCGCAACAGGCTGCCCAGGCAGCGATTACTGCTTTGCAAAACGGGATGAAAAGTAATGCTGACGATTTTCAGCTGCAATACAATTCCAAAAACCTGAGCCCCTGGTATAGCCGCGTGGCGATACCGAACACGACGAGCAATTTGTCAGTCACTTTTACCAACACTTTTGTCGATTTGATGAATGGTGCCGTCCAGGGAATTCAGGATCCGCGTATTTCAAAGGTAATATCATTGAAAAATAACCAGACCGTATACTCCGGCGTGATACCTGGTTCGGGAAGTGGCTCCACGGTGGATCTGACTGCGAAAGCGTGGCATTCGAACATTCAGTCGCCGCTGGTAATGATGACTTATTCGGAGACGAAGGCGATTGAAGCCGAGGCCAAATTTCTGCTGGCAGGCGCTTCCAATGCTGACGCCTATGCGGCATACCTTGAACTCATCACTTCCAATATGAAAAAAGTGGGTGTGGCCGACGCTGATATTGAAACTTACCTGAAAGCTCCCGTGGTGAATGTGAGTGCGTCGAAACTGACGTTGAAACACATTATTACTGAGAAATTCAAATCGATGCTGCTGATCGGGGACATCTGGACGGACATCAGGAAATACGATTATCTGGATTTTCCAATGCCGACCAATGTTAATCCTGACTTGGGTGGAAAACGGATCCAGCGCATGAGGTACCCCGATTCAGAGATCACCCGGAATTCCAAAACGGTGCAGGCGAATCAGAAAGATCCTGAGACACCGATGTGGTTGCTGAATAAGTAG